Proteins co-encoded in one Armatimonadota bacterium genomic window:
- a CDS encoding ubiquitin-like small modifier protein 1, with amino-acid sequence MATVLIPAPLRRLTGGQTRIVVAADSVADLLDRLDAQHPGVRNYVLDEHGALRAYVNIFVNATEIRSLAGLQTPLTDGDEVAILPAMAGGV; translated from the coding sequence ATGGCGACTGTCCTCATCCCGGCGCCGCTGCGCCGCCTGACCGGCGGACAGACGCGCATCGTGGTGGCCGCCGACTCCGTGGCGGACCTGCTGGACCGGCTCGACGCCCAGCACCCCGGCGTGCGCAACTACGTGCTGGACGAGCACGGCGCCCTGCGCGCCTACGTCAACATCTTCGTGAACGCCACCGAGATCCGCAGCCTGGCCGGGCTGCAGACACCGCTGACCGACGGCGACGAGGTGGCGATCCTGCCCGCCATGGCCGGCGGCGTGTGA
- a CDS encoding transcriptional repressor translates to MGGNQTERSNGMEGYFRAHRRRLTPQRALICRLLDGNREHPTAEGLYRRARQTMPTLSLRTVYAVLHELVAMGAIQALDLGTGSTRYDPNPRPHHHLVCVRCGRAADVHVPLGPVDLPPDQRQGYWVTDFQVVFRGVCRECRR, encoded by the coding sequence GTGGGAGGGAACCAGACCGAGCGCAGCAACGGCATGGAAGGCTACTTCCGCGCGCACCGCAGACGGCTGACCCCGCAGCGGGCCCTGATCTGCCGCCTGCTGGACGGGAACCGGGAGCACCCGACGGCCGAGGGGCTGTACCGGCGGGCCCGCCAGACGATGCCGACCCTGTCGCTGCGCACCGTGTACGCGGTGCTGCACGAGCTCGTGGCCATGGGCGCGATCCAGGCCCTGGACCTGGGCACGGGCAGCACGCGCTACGACCCCAACCCGCGCCCCCACCACCACCTCGTCTGTGTCCGGTGCGGGCGGGCCGCCGACGTCCACGTGCCGCTGGGCCCGGTCGACCTGCCGCCCGACCAGCGGCAGGGCTACTGGGTGACCGACTTCCAGGTCGTCTTCCGCGGTGTGTGCCGGGAGTGCCGCCGATGA
- a CDS encoding M67 family metallopeptidase produces MILERAQVDAMIEHARAEHPNECCGLLAGVGDRVVRVYRGRNADQSPYTYRLDPHEQLRLFREIDDAGLELLGIYHSHTQSAAYPSRTDIAKAYYPDAAYVIVSLRDPAAPAEAVEVRAFRIRDGVVTEEELVIA; encoded by the coding sequence CTGATCCTGGAGCGGGCGCAGGTGGACGCCATGATCGAGCACGCGCGCGCCGAGCACCCCAACGAGTGCTGCGGGCTCCTGGCAGGTGTCGGCGACCGCGTGGTGCGCGTCTACCGGGGCCGCAACGCCGACCAGAGTCCGTACACGTACCGGCTGGACCCCCACGAGCAGCTGCGCCTCTTCCGCGAGATCGACGACGCGGGGCTGGAGCTGCTGGGGATCTACCACTCCCACACCCAGTCGGCCGCCTACCCGTCGCGCACCGACATCGCCAAGGCGTACTACCCCGACGCAGCGTACGTCATCGTCTCGCTCCGCGACCCCGCAGCGCCGGCCGAGGCCGTCGAGGTCCGGGCCTTTCGGATCCGCGACGGCGTGGTCACCGAGGAGGAGCTGGTGATCGCATGA
- a CDS encoding Rrf2 family transcriptional regulator: MRVSTRAEYGLRALLDLVAHYGEGPVHSRQIAERQGLPEPYLNQLMAALRRAGLVESKRGPHGGHVLSRPPSAITLREAFEVLEGTTAPWWCVEVDDPDCAFVDGCGLRPVWRAVQAAADGVLNRLTLADLRPAPVALAQAGTAPARAPVRARRPIVRRR; the protein is encoded by the coding sequence ATGAGGGTCTCGACGCGGGCCGAGTACGGGTTGCGGGCCCTGCTGGACCTGGTGGCGCACTACGGCGAGGGGCCGGTGCACAGCCGGCAGATCGCCGAGCGCCAGGGGCTGCCGGAGCCCTACCTCAACCAGCTGATGGCGGCGTTGCGGCGCGCCGGGTTGGTGGAAAGCAAGCGGGGGCCGCACGGCGGGCACGTGCTGTCGCGGCCACCGTCGGCCATCACGCTGCGGGAGGCGTTCGAGGTGCTGGAAGGCACCACGGCGCCGTGGTGGTGCGTCGAGGTGGACGATCCCGACTGCGCGTTCGTCGACGGCTGCGGGTTGCGTCCCGTCTGGCGGGCCGTGCAGGCCGCGGCCGACGGCGTCCTCAACCGGCTCACGCTGGCCGACCTCCGCCCTGCTCCCGTCGCCCTGGCCCAGGCAGGGACGGCGCCGGCGCGGGCCCCGGTGCGCGCCCGCCGCCCCATCGTCCGGAGGCGATAG
- a CDS encoding metal-dependent transcriptional regulator has protein sequence MTVHDIARTERIEMYLKAIYTVAHNAPPVTVSKVAEYMGVAPPSAYEMLKRLEAQGLVQAMAGAGYGLSERGLATARKVVRRLRLAERLLTDVLRVDLPDVYAEACKLEHVISPVVEARLAEVLGHPATCPHGLPIPGEAAEEDGDLVTLDQIPVWGRAIVASIPEEDRTIVAHLAALGVLPGVVVQVREIGLLDGPITVEVRHQIRALGRALAQRVRVRPEVGHQPPAGPPRGHADPRSASGT, from the coding sequence ATGACCGTCCACGACATCGCCCGGACCGAACGCATCGAGATGTACCTGAAGGCGATCTACACCGTGGCGCACAACGCGCCGCCGGTCACGGTGTCGAAAGTCGCCGAGTACATGGGGGTCGCGCCGCCGTCGGCCTACGAGATGCTCAAGCGCCTCGAGGCCCAGGGCCTGGTCCAGGCCATGGCGGGCGCCGGCTACGGGCTCAGCGAGCGCGGGCTCGCCACGGCCCGCAAGGTCGTGCGGCGCCTGCGGCTCGCCGAACGCCTGCTCACCGACGTGCTGCGGGTGGACCTGCCCGACGTCTACGCCGAAGCGTGCAAGCTCGAGCACGTGATCAGCCCGGTGGTCGAGGCCCGCCTCGCAGAGGTGCTGGGGCATCCGGCCACCTGCCCCCATGGCCTGCCGATCCCGGGCGAGGCCGCCGAGGAGGACGGCGACCTCGTCACCCTGGACCAGATCCCGGTGTGGGGCCGGGCGATCGTGGCGAGCATTCCGGAGGAAGATCGCACGATCGTCGCCCACCTCGCCGCGCTCGGCGTCCTGCCCGGGGTGGTCGTGCAGGTGCGGGAGATCGGGTTGCTGGACGGCCCGATCACCGTGGAGGTGCGCCACCAGATTCGCGCCCTCGGGCGGGCGCTGGCGCAGCGCGTGCGGGTGCGCCCCGAGGTCGGCCATCAGCCACCGGCGGGGCCGCCACGCGGCCACGCGGACCCACGCAGCGCAAGCGGTACGTGA
- a CDS encoding extracellular solute-binding protein yields the protein MAGGRRWKVAGVLVAVVVVAMTASGQGDAQTPVLNLYNARHYDTDQALYDDFARQTGVRVNLIQGDADQLIERIKAEGPGSPADVLITVDAGRLYRAQQAGLCQRVASPVLAARIPANLRDPEGFWYGFTKRVRVVAYARDRVSRDQLSTYEDLAEPRWRGRVLVRSSSHVYNQSLVGAMLAWHGAPFVARWARGIVANFARPPQGGDTDQLLALAAGEGDVAIVNHYYYLRLLNSARSHERAAAAKVGLFFPNQGPEERGVHVNLSGACVVATAPHRAAAVAFLEYLASDRAQEIFARGNFEFPAVRGITNPMAAIAPASLKEDPLNARIYAANGARALQLMVGAGWR from the coding sequence ATGGCGGGTGGCAGACGGTGGAAGGTCGCAGGCGTGCTCGTGGCGGTGGTCGTTGTGGCAATGACCGCGAGCGGCCAGGGCGACGCGCAGACGCCGGTCCTCAATCTCTACAACGCGCGACACTACGACACCGACCAGGCGCTCTACGACGACTTCGCGCGCCAGACCGGGGTGCGGGTCAACCTCATCCAGGGCGACGCCGACCAGCTCATCGAGCGCATCAAGGCGGAAGGCCCCGGCAGCCCCGCGGACGTGCTGATCACCGTGGACGCGGGCCGGCTGTACCGTGCGCAGCAGGCCGGCCTGTGTCAGCGCGTGGCCTCGCCGGTGCTGGCGGCGCGCATTCCCGCCAACCTGCGCGACCCTGAGGGCTTCTGGTACGGGTTCACCAAGCGGGTGCGGGTCGTCGCCTACGCGCGGGATCGGGTGTCGCGGGACCAGCTGTCGACCTACGAGGACCTGGCCGAGCCGCGCTGGCGGGGCCGCGTGCTGGTGCGCAGCTCGAGCCACGTGTACAACCAGTCGCTGGTCGGCGCCATGCTCGCATGGCACGGCGCGCCGTTCGTCGCGCGGTGGGCCCGTGGCATCGTCGCGAACTTCGCGCGTCCGCCGCAGGGTGGTGACACCGACCAGCTCCTGGCGCTGGCCGCCGGGGAAGGGGACGTGGCCATCGTCAACCACTACTACTACCTCCGGCTCCTCAACTCGGCCCGGTCCCACGAGCGCGCCGCGGCCGCCAAGGTCGGGCTGTTCTTCCCTAACCAGGGCCCCGAGGAGCGCGGGGTGCACGTCAACCTGAGCGGCGCATGCGTCGTCGCCACCGCGCCGCACCGCGCGGCGGCCGTGGCTTTCCTCGAGTACCTGGCCTCCGACCGGGCGCAGGAGATCTTCGCCAGGGGGAACTTCGAGTTCCCGGCGGTGCGAGGGATCACCAATCCCATGGCGGCCATCGCGCCGGCGTCCCTCAAGGAGGACCCCCTGAACGCCCGTATCTACGCTGCCAACGGCGCCAGGGCGCTGCAGCTCATGGTGGGCGCGGGCTGGCGCTGA
- a CDS encoding ABC transporter ATP-binding protein has translation MPVISVRGVVRRFDPAGPPAVDRLSLVVAQGEILTLLGPSGSGKTTVLRLVAGFERPDEGEVWIAGRPVAGDGVWVPPEARGVGMVFQDYALFPHLTVEENVAFGLHCVQRVQRPRRTREALELVGMTAFAGRYPHELSGGQQQRVALARALAPQPFAVLLDEPFSNLDADLRAQLRDEVRGILKQTGTSAIFVTHDQHEALLLGDRVGVLHEGRLEQIDTPERIFHAPRNRFVARFFGRADFLPARVTPQGLQTEVGLLPQRPPLGHGDAVEVLVRPDDVAIAPAADGAGVVVRRLFQGGTVLYCVELPSGRRVHSLQPHTVRLEPGARVDVRLEPGHTLTCFRDGQAVVASGETAPDAWAVAGG, from the coding sequence GTGCCAGTCATCAGCGTGCGCGGCGTCGTCCGGCGGTTCGATCCCGCGGGCCCGCCGGCGGTCGACCGGCTCTCCCTGGTCGTAGCGCAGGGCGAGATCCTCACGCTGCTGGGACCCTCGGGCAGCGGCAAGACCACGGTGCTGCGGCTCGTCGCCGGGTTCGAGCGGCCGGACGAGGGCGAGGTGTGGATCGCCGGCCGGCCGGTGGCGGGCGACGGCGTGTGGGTGCCGCCGGAAGCGCGCGGCGTGGGCATGGTGTTCCAGGACTACGCCCTGTTCCCGCACCTCACCGTGGAAGAGAACGTGGCGTTCGGCCTGCACTGCGTCCAGCGGGTCCAGCGTCCCCGACGGACCCGCGAGGCGCTCGAGCTCGTGGGGATGACGGCGTTCGCCGGGCGCTACCCCCACGAGCTGTCCGGCGGGCAGCAGCAGCGCGTGGCCCTGGCGCGCGCGCTGGCCCCCCAGCCGTTCGCCGTGCTGCTGGACGAGCCGTTCTCGAACCTGGACGCCGACCTGCGGGCGCAGCTGCGCGACGAGGTGCGCGGCATCCTGAAGCAGACGGGCACCAGCGCCATCTTCGTGACCCACGACCAGCACGAGGCCCTGCTGCTGGGCGACCGCGTCGGGGTGTTGCACGAGGGACGGCTGGAGCAGATCGACACCCCCGAGCGCATCTTCCACGCGCCCCGCAACCGCTTCGTCGCCCGGTTCTTCGGCCGCGCCGACTTCCTGCCCGCGCGGGTGACGCCGCAGGGGCTGCAGACCGAGGTGGGTCTCCTGCCCCAGCGGCCGCCGCTGGGCCATGGGGACGCGGTGGAGGTGCTGGTGCGTCCCGACGACGTGGCCATCGCCCCGGCCGCAGACGGCGCCGGCGTGGTCGTGCGGCGCCTCTTCCAGGGCGGCACGGTGCTGTACTGCGTGGAGCTGCCCTCCGGGCGGCGCGTGCACAGCCTCCAGCCGCACACGGTGCGGCTGGAGCCCGGGGCCCGCGTGGACGTCCGCCTCGAGCCCGGACACACGCTGACCTGCTTCCGCGACGGGCAGGCCGTGGTGGCGTCCGGCGAAACGGCACCCGACGCGTGGGCGGTGGCGGGAGGCTGA
- a CDS encoding phospholipase D family protein, producing MSVPAMVTVLATGPELVGGSIRGIEPALVELIRSAASELHIAAYRVGPGSGILMDHVERALAAGVRVICVVSSTSSVDAETAARLARLRGSYPHMTLVDLAARGTGLLHAKAVVADRRRAIVGSANLTWGGLVANLEIALLVEGDPAWQIAALIDRLATGRTP from the coding sequence ATGAGCGTCCCCGCCATGGTCACGGTGCTGGCGACCGGGCCGGAGCTGGTGGGCGGCTCAATCCGGGGCATCGAGCCAGCTCTCGTGGAGCTCATCCGGTCGGCCGCATCGGAACTCCACATCGCGGCCTACCGGGTGGGCCCGGGTTCCGGGATCCTGATGGACCACGTGGAGCGCGCCCTGGCGGCTGGCGTACGGGTCATCTGCGTGGTCTCGTCGACCAGCAGCGTGGACGCCGAGACGGCCGCAAGGCTGGCCCGTCTGCGGGGGAGCTACCCGCATATGACCCTGGTCGACCTTGCGGCGCGGGGCACCGGCCTGCTCCACGCGAAGGCGGTCGTGGCGGACCGCCGGAGGGCCATCGTCGGGTCGGCCAACCTCACCTGGGGCGGCCTGGTTGCCAACCTCGAGATCGCGCTCCTCGTGGAGGGTGACCCCGCATGGCAGATCGCCGCCCTCATCGACCGTCTGGCCACGGGAAGAACGCCGTAA
- a CDS encoding exodeoxyribonuclease VII large subunit, which produces MDGRQEGRTFESVQGESSAGSIHTPSSLLLALEASLRISRYATPVLLKGVWRPGSGREYNGFCYDRLEDEYVPGRQISIRIPVSLRGALREGQTAVLKGVLRVQAQDSGEGLRLVFHVAELMGVERPALSEQDLARAEILRARAARESRDLDGLLASAFYRGEKPRVVLLTGLESVVDRDILAALGSAAEACRLEWRRASLGSAAEVAAALARAVDDAPPVLAVVRGGGSGLEVFEDPAVARAALQLPCVLVTAIGHTPDVTLLDMVADRQFETPTRLGQHLREVWERTSAKTVASVAAALAEADTLRP; this is translated from the coding sequence ATGGACGGAAGGCAGGAGGGAAGAACATTCGAGAGTGTGCAGGGGGAATCGAGCGCGGGCTCAATCCACACCCCCTCCTCTCTCCTCCTCGCCCTGGAGGCCAGCCTGCGCATCTCCAGGTACGCCACGCCGGTCCTGTTGAAGGGCGTCTGGCGGCCCGGCAGCGGTCGCGAGTACAACGGCTTCTGCTACGACCGCCTGGAGGACGAATACGTCCCGGGCAGGCAGATCTCGATCCGCATTCCGGTCTCCCTGCGCGGCGCCCTCCGCGAGGGCCAGACAGCGGTGCTCAAAGGCGTCCTGCGGGTGCAGGCGCAGGACAGCGGCGAGGGGCTGCGGCTGGTCTTCCACGTGGCCGAGCTCATGGGCGTGGAGAGACCAGCGCTCTCCGAGCAGGACCTCGCCCGGGCTGAGATCCTTCGAGCCCGGGCGGCGAGGGAAAGCCGGGACCTCGATGGTCTGCTGGCCTCCGCCTTCTACCGGGGTGAGAAGCCCCGCGTCGTGCTTCTCACAGGCCTGGAGAGCGTGGTGGACCGCGACATCCTGGCTGCCCTGGGGTCCGCCGCGGAGGCCTGCAGGCTGGAGTGGCGGCGGGCCAGCCTGGGCTCGGCGGCGGAGGTGGCCGCTGCCCTGGCCCGGGCCGTCGACGACGCCCCTCCCGTGCTGGCCGTGGTCCGGGGCGGCGGGTCTGGCCTGGAGGTCTTCGAGGACCCCGCGGTGGCCAGAGCGGCCCTGCAGCTGCCGTGCGTGCTGGTGACGGCCATCGGGCACACCCCCGACGTGACCCTGCTGGACATGGTGGCCGACCGGCAGTTCGAGACGCCGACCCGGCTAGGCCAGCACCTGCGGGAGGTGTGGGAGCGCACGTCTGCGAAGACGGTGGCCAGCGTGGCCGCCGCCCTGGCGGAGGCCGACACATTGCGCCCATGA
- the cysM gene encoding cysteine synthase B, translated as MAYRFVPSAPTPIAGGILDLIGNTPLVRLARIAPLPAGVELYAKLESQNPGGSVKDRPVLRIVEDAERQGRLRPGQVILDSTSGNAGIAYAMIGAAKGYRVTLVLPGNASEERKGILRAFGAELVLSDPLEGSDGAILVARQMATQAPDRYVYLDQYSNPSNWQAHYDTTGPEIVRQTHGRITHFVAGVGTSGTVVGVGRRLRETNPAVEIVAVEPDDAFHGIEGLKHLPSALVPAIYDPSVPHRTLRVGTDDAYALTRRLAATEGLFVGPSSGAALAAALAVARDLREGVVVVVFPDAGDRYLSTAVWRAARLAPPPGPRGPAGGAGARTSGI; from the coding sequence ATGGCGTACCGGTTCGTGCCCTCCGCGCCGACGCCGATCGCCGGCGGGATCCTGGACCTGATCGGCAACACGCCGCTGGTCCGCCTGGCGCGGATCGCACCGCTGCCCGCAGGGGTCGAGCTGTACGCCAAGCTCGAGTCGCAGAACCCCGGCGGTTCGGTCAAGGACCGCCCCGTCCTGCGCATCGTGGAGGACGCCGAGCGCCAGGGGCGGTTGCGGCCCGGCCAGGTCATCCTGGACTCCACCAGCGGCAACGCCGGCATCGCCTACGCCATGATCGGGGCCGCCAAGGGCTACCGCGTCACGCTGGTGCTGCCGGGGAACGCCAGCGAGGAGCGCAAGGGGATCCTGCGGGCGTTTGGCGCCGAGCTCGTGCTCTCCGACCCGCTGGAGGGCTCCGACGGCGCCATCCTGGTGGCCCGGCAGATGGCCACTCAGGCGCCGGACCGGTACGTCTACCTCGACCAGTACAGCAACCCCAGCAACTGGCAGGCCCACTACGACACCACCGGTCCCGAGATCGTCCGCCAGACCCACGGGCGCATCACGCACTTCGTCGCCGGCGTGGGCACCAGCGGCACGGTCGTCGGCGTCGGCCGGCGCCTGCGCGAGACGAACCCTGCGGTCGAGATCGTGGCGGTCGAGCCCGACGACGCCTTCCACGGCATCGAGGGCCTGAAGCACCTGCCGTCTGCCCTCGTCCCCGCCATCTACGATCCGTCGGTGCCGCACCGGACCCTGCGCGTGGGCACCGACGACGCCTACGCGCTCACCCGGCGCCTGGCGGCCACGGAGGGGCTGTTCGTGGGGCCCTCGTCGGGCGCCGCGCTGGCGGCGGCGCTGGCGGTCGCCCGGGACCTGCGCGAGGGCGTCGTCGTCGTGGTCTTCCCGGACGCGGGCGACCGGTACCTCTCCACGGCCGTCTGGCGCGCCGCGCGCCTGGCTCCTCCGCCGGGGCCGCGGGGGCCTGCTGGTGGGGCCGGCGCCAGGACGTCCGGTATATAA
- a CDS encoding DUF1998 domain-containing protein, producing the protein MGRQQVRQSQFLITYGPGALLESIHGPRMILHPDCGYFPDRVDPQEREISAGRLAAMLDGRVYRLPGVHDPPWPTRPFPKWAICTEHSILYARDCPECGPGGRGKRRVQAVRFLMACSRGHLDEVSWHSLIHGRGSQCQHRDWFHWFGGVSRIRDLRVRCPLCGADASLARLYEGRWPCSGRFPERERPEDPPTRTGCDHHAVLVQRQASNLYVPDIEAIFTLPPAHTRLHQLLQIPAIMAVLQSLDAPVPGREESWLKDFTGRLQRLATRQPRLWDAVENIRRAASDDPRRVIRACLELLEPPPGSREELLHAEMQALLSAATHGAAWDPDAGFEITPQRAGAADGPGVRLRAVPIPRLRVLMVKRGYFRMVDPQRSATRVDVSWRDAGGTKWYPGLDYPGEGILITLDSDAHPGLRHPPLQGNAAREWNRARTDRRYDELVCTPAHVELHPVFVWWHTLSHLLIRAIAIHSGYGAASIRERVYLREESEGATGALVLYTAQPGTDASMGGLVALAPRFQEIVDLAVDAMLYCSNGSLCDERRFSAGSTSGASCYACTVLPETSCEHRNLWLDRQILLENA; encoded by the coding sequence ATGGGCCGCCAGCAGGTCCGCCAGTCGCAGTTCCTCATCACTTACGGGCCCGGTGCGCTTCTGGAAAGCATTCACGGTCCGAGAATGATCCTCCACCCCGACTGCGGGTACTTCCCCGATCGGGTGGATCCACAGGAGAGGGAGATCTCTGCCGGCAGACTGGCCGCCATGCTGGACGGCCGGGTGTACCGGCTTCCGGGTGTCCACGATCCTCCCTGGCCCACCCGGCCCTTCCCCAAGTGGGCAATCTGCACCGAGCACTCCATCCTCTACGCGCGTGACTGTCCCGAGTGCGGGCCCGGGGGGCGCGGGAAAAGGAGGGTGCAGGCGGTCCGCTTCCTCATGGCCTGCAGCAGGGGTCACCTGGACGAGGTCAGCTGGCACTCGCTGATCCACGGCCGTGGCTCTCAGTGCCAGCACAGAGACTGGTTCCACTGGTTCGGCGGCGTCAGCCGCATCCGCGACCTGCGGGTCCGCTGCCCGCTATGCGGGGCGGATGCTTCGCTCGCCCGGCTGTACGAGGGCAGGTGGCCCTGCAGCGGTCGGTTTCCCGAGCGCGAGCGGCCCGAGGATCCTCCCACGCGCACGGGGTGTGACCATCACGCCGTGCTTGTGCAGCGTCAGGCCAGCAATCTCTACGTCCCCGACATCGAAGCCATCTTCACGCTCCCACCCGCGCACACACGCCTGCACCAGCTCCTTCAGATACCGGCCATCATGGCCGTCCTGCAATCGCTGGACGCGCCGGTCCCCGGCAGAGAGGAGAGCTGGCTGAAGGACTTCACCGGGAGGCTGCAAAGGCTGGCAACCCGCCAGCCGCGTCTCTGGGACGCCGTGGAGAACATCCGCCGGGCGGCCTCGGACGACCCGAGACGGGTGATCCGCGCCTGCCTGGAGCTTCTCGAACCGCCCCCCGGGTCGCGGGAAGAACTCCTCCATGCGGAGATGCAGGCCCTGCTGTCGGCCGCAACACACGGAGCGGCGTGGGACCCCGATGCTGGCTTTGAGATCACCCCGCAGCGTGCCGGAGCCGCGGACGGCCCCGGGGTCCGCCTCAGGGCCGTACCCATCCCCCGGCTGCGCGTCCTCATGGTCAAACGGGGCTATTTCCGGATGGTGGATCCCCAGCGCAGCGCGACCCGCGTCGATGTCTCGTGGAGGGACGCCGGCGGCACAAAGTGGTATCCCGGTCTGGACTATCCGGGAGAGGGAATCCTCATCACACTCGATTCGGACGCGCACCCGGGCCTCCGCCACCCGCCGCTGCAGGGAAATGCGGCGCGCGAATGGAACCGGGCAAGAACTGACCGGCGCTATGACGAACTCGTCTGCACGCCCGCACACGTCGAGCTGCACCCCGTGTTCGTCTGGTGGCACACCCTTTCGCACCTACTCATCCGCGCAATCGCGATCCACTCCGGCTACGGAGCCGCGTCCATACGCGAGCGCGTCTACCTGCGCGAGGAGTCCGAAGGTGCCACCGGGGCCCTGGTCCTGTACACCGCCCAGCCCGGCACGGACGCGTCCATGGGAGGACTGGTGGCCCTGGCGCCGCGGTTCCAGGAGATTGTGGATCTGGCTGTGGACGCCATGCTGTACTGCTCGAATGGAAGCCTGTGCGACGAGCGCCGCTTCTCTGCTGGGTCGACGTCGGGGGCGTCGTGCTACGCGTGCACGGTTCTTCCGGAGACCTCCTGCGAGCACCGGAATCTCTGGCTGGACAGGCAGATCCTGCTGGAGAACGCATGA
- a CDS encoding iron ABC transporter permease, whose protein sequence is MTARSLSWALPAAGLAVAGGLSLPVLVVAASVLVPAEGPWVEFVRLVLPRYVVTTVWLVLGVCAGALVIGVGTAWLVTVCRVPGQRLWQWALLLPMAVPAYLLAYTYADLLQYAGPVQSALRAWFGWSRGDYWFPQIRSLGGAIVVMTLAFYPYVYMLARAAFLEQSGAALEASRTLGHSPWSTFWRVALPLARPGIAAGVALVGMEVLADFGTVKHFELDTFATGIYLTWFTLGSPVGAARLAAGLMVFVLAMMSLERLSRGSRRFHATGSAPRRPAVFPLRGWRAAAAVAACVVPPLGGFALPAAALLVMAVTAGDPLFGPAFVRLAANTLLLAVLAGALAVAIAALIAYGLRLTPSPLMRLAARVVGLGYSVPGAVIAIGVMIPFGYVDRALGAWLHAATGRPPGLIVSGTVFTLVYAYLVRFLAVSLGTVEAGLTRIRPTMDDAARTLGHGPGSTLLRVHAPLMRGSLFTAALLVVVDLLKELPATLILRPFNFDTLAVRVYQLASDERLAQASTAALAIVAVGILPVLILDRTIARARGPRDGPSAAAGR, encoded by the coding sequence GTGACCGCGCGGTCGCTGTCCTGGGCGCTGCCCGCGGCGGGCCTGGCGGTCGCCGGCGGGCTCTCCCTGCCGGTCCTGGTGGTCGCTGCCAGCGTGCTCGTCCCCGCCGAGGGCCCATGGGTCGAGTTCGTCCGCCTGGTGCTCCCGCGCTACGTCGTCACCACGGTGTGGCTGGTGCTCGGGGTCTGCGCCGGCGCGCTGGTGATCGGCGTGGGGACGGCCTGGCTCGTCACGGTCTGCCGGGTGCCGGGGCAGCGCCTGTGGCAGTGGGCGCTGCTGCTGCCGATGGCGGTGCCCGCCTACCTGCTGGCGTACACCTACGCGGACCTGCTGCAGTACGCGGGCCCGGTGCAGAGCGCGCTGCGGGCGTGGTTCGGCTGGAGCCGGGGCGACTACTGGTTCCCGCAGATCCGCTCGCTTGGCGGCGCGATCGTCGTCATGACGCTGGCCTTCTACCCGTACGTGTACATGCTGGCCCGCGCGGCGTTCCTCGAGCAGTCCGGCGCGGCGCTCGAGGCCAGCCGCACGCTTGGCCACTCGCCGTGGAGCACCTTCTGGCGCGTGGCGCTGCCCCTGGCGCGGCCGGGGATCGCCGCAGGCGTCGCCCTGGTCGGCATGGAGGTGCTGGCGGACTTCGGCACGGTCAAGCACTTCGAGCTCGACACGTTCGCGACGGGCATCTACCTCACGTGGTTCACCCTGGGGTCCCCGGTGGGCGCGGCGCGCCTAGCCGCCGGTCTGATGGTGTTCGTGCTGGCCATGATGAGCCTCGAGCGGCTCTCGCGGGGCAGCCGGCGCTTCCACGCCACGGGCAGCGCGCCCCGCCGGCCAGCCGTCTTCCCGCTGCGCGGATGGCGGGCCGCCGCTGCGGTCGCCGCCTGCGTGGTGCCCCCTCTGGGCGGCTTCGCGCTCCCAGCTGCCGCGCTGCTCGTCATGGCCGTGACCGCTGGCGATCCGCTGTTCGGGCCGGCGTTCGTGCGCCTGGCCGCCAACACGCTGCTGCTGGCCGTGCTGGCCGGCGCCCTGGCCGTGGCCATCGCCGCGCTGATCGCCTACGGCTTGCGCCTGACCCCGTCCCCGCTCATGCGCCTGGCCGCGCGGGTGGTGGGCCTGGGCTACAGCGTGCCCGGGGCGGTGATCGCCATCGGCGTCATGATCCCGTTCGGGTACGTCGACCGCGCCCTGGGCGCCTGGCTCCACGCGGCGACGGGCCGTCCGCCGGGCCTGATCGTGAGCGGCACGGTCTTCACGCTGGTGTATGCGTACCTGGTGCGGTTCCTGGCGGTCTCGCTGGGCACGGTGGAGGCCGGGCTGACGCGGATCCGGCCCACGATGGACGACGCCGCGCGCACTCTCGGCCACGGCCCCGGCAGCACGCTGCTGCGCGTCCACGCGCCGCTCATGCGCGGCAGCCTGTTCACCGCCGCGCTCCTGGTGGTGGTCGACCTGCTGAAGGAACTGCCCGCGACGTTGATCCTGCGCCCGTTCAACTTCGACACGCTGGCGGTGCGCGTCTACCAGCTGGCCAGCGACGAGCGGCTGGCGCAGGCGTCCACCGCGGCGCTCGCCATCGTGGCGGTCGGGATCCTGCCGGTGCTGATCCTCGACCGCACCATCGCCCGCGCGCGCGGCCCGCGCGACGGCCCGTCAGCGGCCGCGGGCCGGTGA